TTTGTTTTGTTTACCAATCATAAAGAAACTCAGACATCGCGTGAGAAAAATGTTACGAACAGTTATTTGATTCTAgactgtataaaaataaatttgtgtaAGTACGACGCAACAGATGTCCGTCAACGTCTACATTTGGGCGTTATAATATAAGATTTCTTTActgattttcaaacattttctaAACGTCTGGTGAACGAGTAAAATGAATCGTAAACCCTAAGAATCGAATCTAAAACACCGGATTTTAATCATTTCGAACCGTCTAATTATAAAACGTCTTTTCAACCGGTTGATACATTACAACTTATGTTGTTTCAATTTGGtcagattcatttttattacaccgGAGAAATTTTGTTGCATTTGTGCCAACTATCGTTGGAGCGGTAACAGTGctgaagaattttaaaaacgcttctcttctctctccaattttttttgtcagacaATCGGGCCGAGTCATTCTTAAACCGGCAGTCAATTGCAGTGGTAACGATTGTTCGAATTCGTGAATTCGGGTATCTGGGACATAACCGTCACATGCCTGTACGTACCGAATTGTGATTCAATTGGCGTAACCACATGAACCGCGATATACCGAATTAATAATCATACTCCACGTCGCGTTGCCGACCCGGTTGGCTCGATAAACCGGATACCCACCTCACTTGAACGCGCTGCCGGGTGttgactttgaatttttttcatccgaagTCGTGTAACGTATCCGTTTATCAGGCGTCATGCGTTGCTGATCGAATGAAAGTTCTCCAATGGCTAACATGTTTTCCCCTCAGACTTATTCTAGATGCttataataaattctttggtCGGAAAGAATGGTGAAAACCGTTAACTAAAAACggtgtaacaaaaaaaaaaaaaaatagcatcATGGCCATTGCAGAGAAATTGTCGTGTAGGTAGATAGTCATTTTTTTCCTGCAAGAGAAAGGGAATGGATcctgtttcattttcaattccgtAAATAATTCCACACTTCATCCgccattttaaatttcacattATCGATCTCGAATTTAAACGAGTCAATACCGAGAGTTCATCTGAGCATACTTACACATGCTTATCAAACTCTGTTTGGGTAACAAAACTCGATGTATCGATACCAAGATTTGTTCCTTTCTTCAATCTGTAACTGAAATCGATTGACGACTATAAGTAACTTGAAtgtttgttgttgtttttttttttttttcttctttgtacAAGATACATAAAATTTGCAGTAGAAGGATGAATACACggtcgaaattttttgtccaTATCGCAGGTGAAGCGAGGAAGAAGAAGTTTggcaagaagaagaagaaggcaCTGCAGAAGATATTGATGATCGCGATGGTCCTGAAGGCCAAGCTGAGTCTCCTCATCCAACTATTCTCCGCCCATCTGCAGGTGAAATTCTTTGCCATTTCTCTGCTCAGCTTGTTGTTGAACCTCGCACGCTTCTGGCTGGACCTTAAGAATAAAGGACAACCCCAGAAGGTGATTTACTACGAACATGCTCAGCACCAGCACCATTACGAACATGAAGACGACCATTCCGGATACTGGGGAAGGTCCGCCGACGACGCTCACGAGCTCGCTTACGGTGCTCATCACGACGAACAAGTACCAGAGTATTAGGAAACATTTTACGCGATTAAGAGTTGTAATTAAGTCGTTATTGTTAGTATCGGTTCACCGAGA
The Neodiprion fabricii isolate iyNeoFabr1 chromosome 5, iyNeoFabr1.1, whole genome shotgun sequence genome window above contains:
- the LOC124182319 gene encoding uncharacterized protein LOC124182319: MSAVRTVSLVLFFAGAALAAATSNSKNSTLACFFEENVIECAAQRIDAQLDEVQSKDPVKPGQPREPPISQVIADTRSVLVQGIEAVDAVLTSDADTEDTTVQDEDADLEDSRDIGEARKKKFGKKKKKALQKILMIAMVLKAKLSLLIQLFSAHLQVKFFAISLLSLLLNLARFWLDLKNKGQPQKVIYYEHAQHQHHYEHEDDHSGYWGRSADDAHELAYGAHHDEQVPEY